One window of the Labeo rohita strain BAU-BD-2019 chromosome 9, IGBB_LRoh.1.0, whole genome shotgun sequence genome contains the following:
- the LOC127171040 gene encoding guanylate-binding protein 1-like, with the protein MDKPVCLIDTADGKLFVQQSALQVLEQIQQPVVVVAVVGLYRTGKSYLMNRLAGKQTGFALGSTIESKTKGIWMWCVPHPTKTGTTLVLLDTEGLGDVDKGDSKHDTNIFCLAVLLSSTLVYNSRGTIDNRAIEELQYVTELTECIKVKSSDEDVDDSNEFVKFFPSFIWAVRDFTLERKIDGKDATENDYLEFALKLKHGTSKKVMEYNLPRECIQKFFPSRTCFTFPFPTAPENVSLLESLDPADLSSEFLEVTDRFCKFVFDKSDVKKLKDGYTVTGRVLGHLAKTYVDTISSGAVPCLENAVIAMATIENQAAVKEGLEVYQSGMEKLKNSFPLELKDVSSEHQRLSSMATQTFMTRSFRDTDGKHLKSLEEKVNKLFDGYLCQNEQASKKKCEDLLSSLSATMTEKLKQGIYAKSGGYDLFCKDLEEVVKKYNSQTNKEVKAEAVLEEFLKQRSVDSKAILQADKKLTEKEKKIKEETEKAVLLEQEIKAKEETQRQLEEKMEAEKQSNEERIRQMKEKMDEEMRLQREEAQRAMDSKLREQTALLEKGFQEKADRMSQEMEEFKRQNTEAESNRAREFAELLENSNKRHEESMAMMMKQHSEQMRALQQQMSSRSSGGCCIL; encoded by the exons ATGGATAAACCAGTATGCTTGATTGACACGGCCGATGGGAAGCTGTTTGTCCAGCAGTCAGCGTTGCAGGTTCTGGAGCAGATCCAGCAGCCAGTGGTGGTGGTGGCCGTGGTGGGTCTCTACCGCACCGGGAAGTCCTACCTGATGAATCGACTGGCAGGGAAACAAACAG GGTTTGCACTGGGCAGCACAATTGAGTCCAAGACGAAGGGCATCTGGATGTGGTGTGTACCTCACCCCACTAAAACAGGAACCACTCTGGTGCTGCTGGACACCGAGGGACTCGGGGACGTGGACAAG GGGGACTCGAAGCATGACACCAACATCTTCTGTCTGGCTGTGTTACTGAGCAGCACTCTGGTGTACAACAGTCGAGGGACGATCGACAACAGGGCTATTGAGGAGCTGCA ATATGTTACAGAACTAACAGAGTGCATCAAGGTCAAATCATCAGACGAGGATGTTGATGACTCAAATGAGTTTGTGAAGTTCTTCCCTAGTTTCATCTGGGCTGTGAGGGACTTCACCCTGGAGCGAAAGATTGATGGCAAAGATGCAACAGAGAATGATTATCTGGAGTTTGCTCTGAAACTAAAACATG GCACTTCAAAAAAAGTGATGGAGTACAACCTTCCCAGGGAGTGCATCCAAAAATTCTTCCCCTCCAGGACATGCTTCACTTTCCCATTTCCAACCGCCCCAGAGAACGTGTCTCTTCTGGAGAGCTTGGATCCTGCTGACCTTTCCTCTGAGTTCCTGGAGGTTACAGATCGTTTCTGCAAGTTCGTCTTTGACAAGAGTGATGTGAAGAAGCTGAAAGATGGATACACAGTCACTGGAAGAG TTCTGGGTCATCTAGCAAAAACTTACGTAGACACCATCTCTAGCGGGGCTGTGCCGTGTCTGGAGAATGCTGTGATCGCCATGGCAACGATTGAGAACCAAGCTGCGGTGAAGGAGGGGCTTGAGGTGTACCAGAGTGGAATGGAAAAGCTGAAGAACTCCTTCCCTCTGGAACTGAAGGATGTGTCCTCAGAACACCAACGTCTCAGCAGCATGGCAACACAAACCTTCATGACTCGGTCTTTCAGGGACACTGATGGGAAGCACCTGAAATCTCTAGAG gaaaaagtTAATAAACTCTTTGATGGATACCTGTGCCAAAATGAGCaagcttcaaagaaaaaatgtgAGGATCTCCTGTCATCCCTCTCAGCAACAATGACCGAAAAACTCAAACAGGGCATCTATGCTAAATCTGGTGGTTATGATCTCTTCTGCAAGGATCTGGAGGAAGTTGTGAAGAAATACAACAGCCAGACCAATAAAGAAGTCAAG GCTGAAGCGGTCTTGGAGGAGTTTCTGAAGCAGAGGTCTGTGGATTCTAAAGCTATTCTGCAGGCCGACAAAAAACTGACtgagaaggaaaaaaagattaaag AGGAAACAGAGAAAGCCGTACTTCTGGAGCAGGAAATAAAAGCTAAAGAGGAGACGCAGCGACAGCTAGAAGAGAAAATGGAAGCAGAAAAACAGAGTAATGAAGAGAGGATAAGACAGATGAAGGAGAAGATGGATGAGGAGATGAGGCTTCAGAGAGAGGAGGCCCAGCGTGCCATGGACAGCAAACTGAGGGAGCAGACTGCTTTGCTGGAGAAGGGCTTTCAGGAGAAGGCTGACAGGATGAGCCAGGAGATGGAAGAGTTCAAGAGACAGAACACTGAAGCTGAGAGTAATAGAGCTCGAGAGTTTGCAGAGCTGTTAGAGAACTCCAACAAGAGACATGAGGAGTCTATGGCTATGATGATGAAGCAGCACAGTGAGCAGATGAGGGCTTTACAGCAGCAGATGAGTTCACGCTCTTCAGGCGGATGTTGCATCTTGTGA